In Alkalimarinus alittae, the DNA window GCTAAACTGAATAGAAAAACAGCCGAGATAAGTATTAGGGTTGCGGGAAGCGCTTGCTCTGGTGATAAGCGAGGAAGCACCAGCACCGGTATCAGCACAAAAGCGAAAGTGAGCAAGTAAATCCATTTTAGCTGTAACGGTTGAATGGTGGCTTGTTGCACAAGGGCTGAATACGCGTTGGCGTGGATTTCTACACCTGGCATAGGGGACGCTAAACCGGAAACTGGCGTCGGTAATACATCACTTAAACCTGCAGCTGTGGCGCCTATGAGTATAACTTTTCCGTCTAATTGGTTAGCAGGAACATCGCCGTTTAAAACGTCGATATATGAAAATGTCGGGAATGTACCGGCAGACCCCGCAAATGGAATCATGGTATAGCCTTCTCGTACATTAACGAAGGCTGCTACCTCTTCTTTATCGCTGCTCGTTTGCTCAAGGCTTAATGCAATATCTGGATGGGTTGACTCTGCTAGTGCTAGCGACATACTGGGCCAGTAGGCTTCGCCTAGCCCCTCTTTTAAATAAAACCCTCTGGCGATTCCATCTATATCGAGCTCCACATGTATATGCCCTAAATTCTTCGCAGCTGCGGTGAGCTCGGGTATAGGTATGACTTCAGAAAGGGTGGTTTCATTGCTTCTGGGGTGAATATGTAAAGGCAGGAATACGTTGCCATTTCGCTCAATAGCGCTAGCAAAGGCGGCGTCGTCTTCAGGGTGGTTTAGGTCGGGCTCTGCAAAAATAATATCGAACGCAATGGCTTTTGTGTTGGCATTGGATAGTTGGTCAATCAGTTTAGCGTGGTTCGAGCGTCTCCAAGGCCATTGCCCTAGCGCGTCAAGACTTTTTTCATCGACGGCGATTATTGCGGTATTTTGCTCCGCAGTTTGTGGCGATAGTCGAATAGCAAAGTCGTAAACGATAAGGTTAAGGCGCTCAGGAAGCTGAGTGTAAATAAGTAGGCCACTGAGCACCACAAGGGTGAGGGCGAGTACATATTGTTCAAAAGAACGAAAGGTTAGCGTATTGTCTCGAGTCATTAAAAGCAGAGTCCGCAAAGGCCAGAAGGTGCGCCTTGATTATTTTATTATTAGTTCTTTCCCGGTGCTAAATTCTGACTTGAAAAGCTCGTTACCGACGGCTTTTACGCGTGCAAAATAACGCTTATTCTTGGTTAGCTTGATGCTAACATTGGATTTTTCGAGTGTGTTTTCGTGTAGGATTTTTTTAAACTCTAAATCCTCTGCTAGCTGTAATATATAATGCTCCGCTTGGGGGACGGTGTTCCAAAATATTTTTGCTTGGTTATCGATGTAATTGACGCTGATGATTGTTGCAGGGGGCATCATACCTCTGATTTTCAAGCGCCTGATATCGCTATAGGCAATGCTTTCTCCGCCTGCTAATGTTTTCACTCTCCAATAGTATTCACCCGGGAGCAATTCATGGGTTGGGATGGCCGTATTGTCAGGTGCAAACTCAGATGTACTTATAAGCTCGGTAAACGCAAAGTCTTTTGCTATTTCAAGCTGCGATAGCTCATTTTTACTGTTGTATTGCCATGTAAACTCGGGTAAGTCATTATCAATAAACAGGTTATTAGCAGGGCCTAGTAGGGTAGCAGGTTTAGCGATCATACCGATGACCAGACTGACATGATGGTCAATACCATTAAACCCTTGGCTGTCGACCGCGCGCATAGCAACAAGATAGGTGCCGTTAGTTAAATGGTTTAAGGTGATTTCGGGGGTCGCAAGAAAGCTGCTATCTAACAGTTCACCTTGATCCGAGTCTTTGAATAACTGGTAGTAGTAAGTGGTGATGTTGGGTTGTTTGCGCCAGCTAAATGTCACAGGAAGTTGCTGAGTGTTGGATATAACCGATCTGGGCTTGAGCGCTTTAGGTAGGTCGATGATGGTTGCACGTGAAGTCCCTGAATTTAAAATCGTACCTTGCCCCATATCTAGCTCAAGAGATCGAGCGTTGTTACTAAATAGAACAGTACCTTCTGTTACTTCTAACTGAGTGCTTTGGTCGTTTACTAATAGTCTAAAGGCGGTACCGCGAACGGCGGCAACTGCTGATGGGGTGTTGATTTCATAACGTGAGCCACGGCCATTAAGAGGCGTAACATGCGTAGAGAGTCGCCCTTTTTGCAGCCTAAGCCGAGTGTCGGCCATACCGGTTTTTCCGTAGCGGGTTAGCCGGTTGAACACAAGCTGAGAGTTGGGGGCTAATCGCAGAATTGAGCTATCTGCAAAGCGAATCAAAACAGAGCCGTCGTAGGTATTAATCTCGTCGCCGACGCGTAGTTCGCTGTTTTTAGAGAGGTGGCTAAAGTGACTTTCTAAATGCCGCCTTACCATTGTGTTGCCCGTCACAGAAGCCGCGATAGCAGGCTCTGGTTGATGTTTTAACCAGTCGACAGGGATTTTTAAAACGGTACCAGATGTGAGTGTTTTGGGGTCATTGATTTTGTTATGACGAATAATATCTTCCCAGTTGTGAGCGCTATTAAGAAACGCTTCACCTAGTGTCCAGATATTATCTTTAGGTCTAATGGTGTAATGCCATTCTACAAGCGAGGCTTGAGTGCCAGCAGGTTGTATTTGGGCATTAAGGTTTCCTGTGAGCAGACACGTCAGCGCAAAGAAAACGAACCATTTTAAATAAAGTGATAATTTCATAACAACATTAGAACGCATTTGCCTTCTAATAAACCTCGCACCGTGGGGTGGCATCTATTAAGTGCAGATATAACATCCCTATAAGTACTGCGAATATCTTAGCTTTTTTCGCTGCCGTTTTGACGGTTATTCGGCAACGGTTTCGAGTCTGTAGCCATGTTGATAAATTGTTTTTATGCGAAACCCATTTTCAGGCTTGATGCCTAGTTTTCGACGTAATCGACTGACGTGGGTATCGACGGTACGGGTGTTCAAATCGCTTGATACGCCCCATACTCGCTCTAACAAAAAGTTTCTTGACAGTAATCGTCCTACGTTCTGGAACATAAATACAGCCAAATCAAAATCTTTATCGGTCATTGGGACGAGCTCACCTTTACACTGTATCGTTCGCGCATGTATATCTACATCAAAAGGGCCTAGGGTAAATGTTTCGCTCTTGCCGTCTTCGTCACTCGATGTTCGGCGAGACAGTGCGTGTATTCGTGCCGCTAACTCTCCAATCCGGGCAGGCTTAACTAAATAGTCGTCTGCGCCTGCGTCCAATGCCGTGATAATATCTTCTTCGCTATCTCTCTGGGTGAGAAAGATTACTGGGATTTTCCAGTTTAATTCTTTGCGTACATCTTTTAATGCGTCTGTTCCCTCCATGTCTGGCAACTGCCAATCCATAATAAGGAGGTCATAACTATTGTGCGTGACGGCATATAGAAAGGACTGACCAGTGTGAAAAAATTCACAAGCATGCCCTTTTTCTATTAATGCATCACTTAAATTTCGAGCTTGTTCTACTTCGTCTTCAAGTAGTCCAATTTTCATCGCATGTCCCCTGATGCCATCAATGGCTATTTGAGTAGGCTGCGGGATCTTTAAAGGCAGCACCGCTATTATTATATTTTTGCTATTAATGACTGATTCTGCCAGAGAAAAACACTGGCGTCATTAGTTAAGTTGTTCTAGTTCGTTACAGTAAGTTGCTTAATTTAATGAAAGAAATTATTTATATCTGTCAGAATTATTTGTAAAAATTATAAACCAATACGTTTAAAATTTATTAGGGTCTTGGGTTAATATGAATTAGTGGCTTACCCTCAATGTCTTTAAACGTTTTGCGGCATGAAGGGTAGTTGCTACAGCCCCAAAATTCGCCTCGCGTTCCGGTACGCCGAATTAGTGGCGCATGGCAGTTAGGGCAAGGTATTGGGGGAGAGTCTCCCATCTTGACGGCTTTGGCTTTTTTAGTGGTGTTGAGCTTCCAGGGTAATGACGCCTTACAGTTAGGGAATTGACTGCAGGCCCAGAATTTTCCGTACTTACCGGTTCTTTCGACCATTTCAGACTGGCATTTAGGGCAGGAGGGGGGGGGCGCGATAGCCTGCTGAGAACCGTTGGCCTTTTTGACAGGAATACCTGTTAATGTCTCGATAAGGTGACTTATCTCATCGGTAATGCGCGTTATAAAATCTTTCGGTTTGGTGCTGCCAGAGCTTATAGTATCGAGAGCGGCTTCCCAGATAGCTGTCATGTCTGGCGTTATACAATTAGTAGGAAGGTTGTAGATTAAATCCCTTCCTTTTTCCGTTGATACAATGCGGCGACCATTTTTGGCAATGTAATCTCGCCGATAAAGGGCCTCTATAATTGCTGCGCGAGTGGCTTCTGTACCCAAACCGTCTGACGCTCTTAACGTTTTTTTGATGTAAGGGTCTTCGACATAATGTGCAATACTTGTCATTGCAGATAACAGACTGGCATCGTCAAAATGTTCAGGCGGCGGTGTTTCGTGAGTCATGATTTTAACGGTTCGGCAGTAGACTTGCTCCCCCTCGCGAAGTGAATTTCCCGCTGTTGCGTGAGCTGCAGAAGCAATGCCGCCATCATCATGTTGATCTGGTTCATCAATGGCTTTCCACCCTTTATGGCGGACTGTTGTTTGCTTTCCTTGGAATCGTTCTTTATCTATCGAAATGTCGAAGATCGATTCGTCTGTAATCAGACTAGGGTAAAATTGAGCGATATAGCGGCGGCAGATAAGTGTATAAAGCGCCTGCTCTCGCGTTTGTAATGTCGCAATATCGAGGGTCTGTGCGGTAGGGATGATCGCATGGTGAGGCCCTGTTTTCTGGTCATTCCATGCATGAGACTTAATGGTTAGATTACAACCATGAACGGCGTTCGTCAGCAAGGGGGCATTGAGAATCAGTGTGTTGAGTAAGTCTGCACGATGATTAAACTGATTATCGGGTAGGTATCGACAGTCAGATTTAGGGTAGGTGATCAGCTTGTACTTATCAAACAGCATTAAGCATCCGTCTAGCACATATTGCGGACTATACCCAAAGCGCTTAGCCGCTTCAATTTGCAGCGTCGACAAGGAGAAAGGCAATGGCGATGGCTCACTTAGCTGTTTGTCTGTCACTTTAATGACGGTGCCAATGATTTCGTTCACTGATACAGACCGAACAACGCGTTCTGCTATTTTTCGATTCAGTAGCCGGCCTTGTTCATCGCAATGCATTTCTCTGGATGGCGGTGTTTGCCATAGAGTGTCGATAACGGGGAGGGGGCTTTTAGTGTTCAACGTCTCAAAGTTAGCCACTATTGAATAGTAACGAGTAGGCTTAAAGTGTTCTATTTCGGCATCTCGTTTAGCGATCAGGCCGAGCACCGGTGTTTGTACTCGTCCTACTGAAAACACGCCTTCTTTGCCTTTATCCCGCGCCACCAGCGTAAGAGCTCTTGTCAGATTAATGCCATATAGCCAGTCTGCTTGTTGTCTGCATTGTGCGGAGCGCGATAAGTTTTGATACTCAGTATTGGATGTTAGTTGATTAAGGGACGCTGCAATGGCTGTTGGAGTGAGATCATTAATTAGCAAACGTCGCACAGGGACTTCAACGTTAAAATAATGCAGCACCTCGTCAACTATGAGTTGTCCCTCCCGATCAGGATCCCCTGCATGAATGATTTCGTGCGAACGCTCTATCAGTGAGCCGATAATCCTCAAATGGTTCATTGTTTCGCTGCGAGGCGTTAGCTTCCATTTTGCTGGTGCAATAGGCAGATCATAGAGGTTCCATTTTGCGTACTGAGGTAGGTATGCCTCTGGACTACAAGGCTCGAGTAAATGCCCTGAACACCAAGTAACAGTGATATCTTGCCCGCATTGGATATAACCCTGCTGCGCCGAGTGGGGAAGAGGTAATGCTTGGACTATAGCTCGGCCTAAACTAGATTTTTCTGCTATGATTAACTGCATGAATAAGAGGTTACACTAAAGTTGAATCCGATAGACCCACTATACCAGAATTTACTCGAACGCCATGCCAGAATTTGTAGGCGTTGGGGTTAAATAGTAAGGGCGTTACTATCATATTTGATTCATATTCTAATGCTAAATGGTTGTAGTGATAGTAGAATTAACTCATATCAACATTCTGATCTTAATTTCAAGGCCTTGAATAATGCATGTGCAAAAACAGATAGAAGAAACGTTAGCTGCATCATTTGATGTAAAACATTTAGATGTGCTGAATGAAAGCCATATGCATAGTGTGCCACCGAATTCAGAGACCCACTTTAAAGTGGTTTTGGTCAGCCCTGACTTTAATGATGTAAGAAAAGTGGCTAGGCATCAAAAAATATATAAAGCGTTGGAAGATGCGATGAAAAATGGCATTCATGCGCTGGCACTTCATCTTTATACCGAAGATGAATGGAACACAAAAAACGAAGGTGTACCTGCGTCACCCAATTGCATGGGTGGCTCAAAGGGGGATAACTTATGAGTCAGTTTTTTCAAATACACCCAGACAATCCGCAGCACCGACTGATTGTTCAGGCGGTTGATATTGTTAGGTCTGGCGGTGTTATTGCTTACCCTACCGATTCAGCTTATGCGCTAGGTTGTTATATTGGTGATAAGAATGCAGTGGATAGAATTAAGCGTATTCGTCGTCTTGATGATAAGCATAACTTTACGTTGGTTTGTCGTGATTTATCAGAGCTTGGCGTTTACGCCAAGGTAAATAACAGTTGTTATCGTTTATTGAAAAATAATACGCCAGGGGCTTATACATTTATACTGCCTGCGAGTGCAGAGGTGCCTAGACGGTTGATGCACCCCAAAAGGCGTGAGATTGGCATGAGAGTGCCAGAAAACAATATTGCCTTAGCGTTATTAGAAGAGCTTAATGCGCCACTGATGAGCACGACGTTGATACTGCCGGGTGACGACACGCCTATGACTGACCCATACGAGATTAGAAGTATGCTCGAGCATGAGGTTGACCTAGTGATTGATGGCGGTTTCTGTGGTTTTGAGCCAACGACTGTGGTGAAATTAACCGATGATGTTCCTCACATTGTGCGAGAGGGTAAAGGTGACCCAGAGCCTTTTAGAACATAAAGTGTTTAATGGTTAACGAGGCGCGTTAACCATTAAGAATAAATCGAAACTGCTCATCTTCTTGTGTCTCTTGAATCTGGTCGTCAGGCTTTTGCATGCTGACTACGTTAGATTTAAGTGCATCATAGCGATGGGCGATATCAGAAAGCCCATTGTTATCGGGTGTCGCACTAACAAGGCTTGAAAATACATTGTTATGTACGCCGTAGGCATTAGCCACTTTAACGACATTATCGACATAATTTAGTGTTGGTTGGTCTGTACTTAACCTATTAAATGCTTCATGGAATGCTTTGTTATTTGTGAGGTCTTTATTAACTTGCTCCATAGCGCTAGGAATACCGTTTCCTTTAGCTTGAAAATTCCCAAATAGATCGCGGGATATTTCCAACCTCATCTCGGGGTTCATCCCAACTTCGGCAAGTTTGTTCCTAAGTGTTTCTTTTATAAAGGCAGTATCTTTCCCCACTGCATCCTTATATTCATTGACTGATATTTTCTTAGGCGCTGATTGAAACCCTTCACTCAATCTTAAATTAACCGCGTCAGCCGGTAGGATATCGTTGGCCGGGGTGCTATTTACCTCGCTTTTCTCAGGATTCAACAGCGTTGAACGTGAGAGGTCTTGGGGTATTTGGTATGCAATCTCGTTGCTGATAAGTGACATATTTTTGGCCTCCATACTGTCTATATCGATTACTGATGATAGATAAAGCAAAAGGTAGGCCATTATTTGTATGGTTGTGCCGACATTTAAGTAAAATAAATAGTGTTGAACTTTCAGTCATGATGCGAGTAGAACTACTGTGTTTGTAATGTTAATAAATGTAAGTAGGGGTGACGCAGTTCTCAGTTTTGTCGTGCAGTAAGCAGTATCCTAAAGTGAAAAATATACTAATAAAAATTATGTCCACAGGGAAACTATCATGAAACGCCGAACAGTCTATCTAGGAGCTGCAGTCGCGCTGTTAACCGCACAACCCTCGTTCTCGCAAATGAAAACACTAGATGACGAAACAATGGGTGGTGTAACGGGGCAGGCAGGGATTTCTATCGAGTTGGAAGCCAAGGTTAATATTGGCGAAATAGCCTATCAAGATGGCGGCTATTTACTCGTCAGAGATATGTTCTTGGGGGGGATCGGTGGAACTGCGTTAGACAACATTTTAATGACAGTCGATGTGTCTGGTAACAATGAAACATT includes these proteins:
- a CDS encoding L-threonylcarbamoyladenylate synthase, producing MSQFFQIHPDNPQHRLIVQAVDIVRSGGVIAYPTDSAYALGCYIGDKNAVDRIKRIRRLDDKHNFTLVCRDLSELGVYAKVNNSCYRLLKNNTPGAYTFILPASAEVPRRLMHPKRREIGMRVPENNIALALLEELNAPLMSTTLILPGDDTPMTDPYEIRSMLEHEVDLVIDGGFCGFEPTTVVKLTDDVPHIVREGKGDPEPFRT
- a CDS encoding BolA family protein is translated as MHVQKQIEETLAASFDVKHLDVLNESHMHSVPPNSETHFKVVLVSPDFNDVRKVARHQKIYKALEDAMKNGIHALALHLYTEDEWNTKNEGVPASPNCMGGSKGDNL
- a CDS encoding DNA topoisomerase 3, with the protein product MQLIIAEKSSLGRAIVQALPLPHSAQQGYIQCGQDITVTWCSGHLLEPCSPEAYLPQYAKWNLYDLPIAPAKWKLTPRSETMNHLRIIGSLIERSHEIIHAGDPDREGQLIVDEVLHYFNVEVPVRRLLINDLTPTAIAASLNQLTSNTEYQNLSRSAQCRQQADWLYGINLTRALTLVARDKGKEGVFSVGRVQTPVLGLIAKRDAEIEHFKPTRYYSIVANFETLNTKSPLPVIDTLWQTPPSREMHCDEQGRLLNRKIAERVVRSVSVNEIIGTVIKVTDKQLSEPSPLPFSLSTLQIEAAKRFGYSPQYVLDGCLMLFDKYKLITYPKSDCRYLPDNQFNHRADLLNTLILNAPLLTNAVHGCNLTIKSHAWNDQKTGPHHAIIPTAQTLDIATLQTREQALYTLICRRYIAQFYPSLITDESIFDISIDKERFQGKQTTVRHKGWKAIDEPDQHDDGGIASAAHATAGNSLREGEQVYCRTVKIMTHETPPPEHFDDASLLSAMTSIAHYVEDPYIKKTLRASDGLGTEATRAAIIEALYRRDYIAKNGRRIVSTEKGRDLIYNLPTNCITPDMTAIWEAALDTISSGSTKPKDFITRITDEISHLIETLTGIPVKKANGSQQAIAPPPSCPKCQSEMVERTGKYGKFWACSQFPNCKASLPWKLNTTKKAKAVKMGDSPPIPCPNCHAPLIRRTGTRGEFWGCSNYPSCRKTFKDIEGKPLIHINPRP
- a CDS encoding response regulator transcription factor, with product MKIGLLEDEVEQARNLSDALIEKGHACEFFHTGQSFLYAVTHNSYDLLIMDWQLPDMEGTDALKDVRKELNWKIPVIFLTQRDSEEDIITALDAGADDYLVKPARIGELAARIHALSRRTSSDEDGKSETFTLGPFDVDIHARTIQCKGELVPMTDKDFDLAVFMFQNVGRLLSRNFLLERVWGVSSDLNTRTVDTHVSRLRRKLGIKPENGFRIKTIYQHGYRLETVAE
- a CDS encoding FecR family protein, whose amino-acid sequence is MKLSLYLKWFVFFALTCLLTGNLNAQIQPAGTQASLVEWHYTIRPKDNIWTLGEAFLNSAHNWEDIIRHNKINDPKTLTSGTVLKIPVDWLKHQPEPAIAASVTGNTMVRRHLESHFSHLSKNSELRVGDEINTYDGSVLIRFADSSILRLAPNSQLVFNRLTRYGKTGMADTRLRLQKGRLSTHVTPLNGRGSRYEINTPSAVAAVRGTAFRLLVNDQSTQLEVTEGTVLFSNNARSLELDMGQGTILNSGTSRATIIDLPKALKPRSVISNTQQLPVTFSWRKQPNITTYYYQLFKDSDQGELLDSSFLATPEITLNHLTNGTYLVAMRAVDSQGFNGIDHHVSLVIGMIAKPATLLGPANNLFIDNDLPEFTWQYNSKNELSQLEIAKDFAFTELISTSEFAPDNTAIPTHELLPGEYYWRVKTLAGGESIAYSDIRRLKIRGMMPPATIISVNYIDNQAKIFWNTVPQAEHYILQLAEDLEFKKILHENTLEKSNVSIKLTKNKRYFARVKAVGNELFKSEFSTGKELIIK